One genomic region from Nocardia vinacea encodes:
- the carB gene encoding carbamoyl-phosphate synthase large subunit gives MPRREDLKHILVIGSGPIVIGQACEFDYSGTQACRVLRAEGLRVSLVNSNPATIMTDPEFADSTYVEPITPEFVEKVIEKERPDAILATLGGQTALNTAVALHERGVLQKYNVELIGADFEAIQRGEDRQKFKDIVAKVGGESARSRVCHTMDEVRETVTELGFPVVVRPSFTMGGLGSGMAYNDEDLDRIAGGGLAASPTANVLIEESILGWKEYELELMRDGRDNVVVVCSIENVDPMGVHTGDSVTVAPAMTLTDREYQRLRDLGIDILREVGVDTGGCNIQFAVNPADGRLIVIEMNPRVSRSSALASKATGFPIAKIAAKLAIGYTLDEIVNDITKETPACFEPTLDYVVVKAPRFAFEKFPGADATLTTTMKSVGEAMSLGRNFAEALGKVLRSLETKAAGFWTQDDGNWTDTETILEDLRTPTEGRIYQVERALRLGASIEDVAAASGIDPWFVAEVAGLVELRREVIDAPVLDEPLLRRAKHYGLSDRQIAALRPELAGETGVRALRHRLGIRPVFKTVDTCAAEFEAKTPYHYSTYELDPAAESEVSPQRERDKVIILGSGPNRIGQGIEFDYSCVHAAQTLSQAGYETVMVNCNPETVSTDYDTADRLYFEPLTFEDVLEVYHAETESGTVAGVIVQLGGQTPLGLAQRLTDAGVPVVGTSAAAIDLAEDRGEFGDVLVAAGLPAPKYGTATTFAQAKKIAAGIGYPVLVRPSYVLGGRGMEIVYDEASLEGYISRATELSPEHPVLVDRFLEDAIEIDVDALCDGDEVYLGGVMEHIEEAGIHSGDSACALPPITLGRSDIEAVRRSTIALAKGIGVKGLLNVQYALKDDVLYVLEANPRASRTVPFVSKATAVPLAKAAARITMGATIAELRKEGMLPAEGDGGHVPLDAPVAVKEAVLPFHRFRKADGSGVDSLLSPEMKSTGEVMGIDADFGTAFAKSQAAAYGSLPTEGTVFVSIANRDKRAMVFPVKRLNDLGFRILATEGTAEMLRRNGIPCEQVRKHSEQGPADQPTIVEQIRDGEVDMVFNTPYGNSGPRVDGYEIRTAAVGVNIPCITTVQGAAAAVQGIEASINGGIGVRSLQELHSVLRG, from the coding sequence ATGCCTCGCCGCGAGGATCTGAAGCACATCCTGGTGATCGGCTCCGGCCCGATCGTCATCGGCCAGGCCTGCGAATTCGACTACTCCGGCACCCAGGCGTGCCGGGTGCTGCGGGCCGAGGGTCTGCGGGTATCGCTGGTGAACTCCAACCCGGCGACCATCATGACCGACCCGGAGTTCGCCGATTCCACCTATGTGGAACCGATTACGCCGGAGTTCGTCGAGAAGGTCATCGAAAAGGAGCGCCCCGACGCCATTCTCGCCACCCTGGGTGGGCAGACCGCGCTGAATACCGCGGTCGCCCTGCACGAGCGTGGAGTGCTGCAGAAGTACAACGTCGAGCTGATCGGCGCCGATTTCGAGGCCATCCAGCGCGGTGAAGACCGGCAGAAGTTCAAGGACATCGTCGCCAAGGTCGGCGGCGAGAGCGCGCGCTCGCGGGTCTGCCACACCATGGACGAGGTGCGCGAAACTGTCACTGAACTGGGCTTTCCGGTGGTCGTGCGGCCGTCGTTCACCATGGGTGGTCTCGGCTCCGGCATGGCCTACAACGACGAGGACCTCGATCGCATCGCGGGCGGCGGCTTGGCCGCCTCGCCGACCGCCAATGTGCTAATCGAGGAATCCATCCTGGGTTGGAAGGAATACGAACTCGAGCTGATGCGCGACGGCCGCGACAATGTCGTGGTGGTCTGCTCGATCGAGAATGTGGATCCGATGGGTGTGCACACCGGTGATTCGGTCACCGTCGCACCCGCGATGACCCTCACCGACCGCGAATATCAGCGGTTGCGCGACCTGGGCATCGACATCCTGCGCGAGGTCGGGGTCGATACCGGTGGCTGCAATATCCAGTTCGCGGTTAATCCGGCCGACGGACGCCTGATCGTCATCGAGATGAACCCGCGCGTCTCGCGCTCGTCCGCATTGGCTTCCAAGGCAACGGGTTTCCCGATCGCCAAGATCGCCGCCAAGCTGGCCATCGGCTACACCCTGGACGAGATCGTCAACGACATCACCAAGGAAACCCCGGCCTGTTTCGAGCCGACCCTGGACTATGTGGTCGTCAAGGCGCCGCGCTTCGCCTTCGAGAAGTTCCCCGGCGCCGACGCCACGCTGACCACCACCATGAAGTCGGTCGGCGAGGCGATGTCGCTGGGTCGCAACTTCGCCGAGGCACTCGGCAAGGTGCTGCGCTCGCTGGAGACCAAGGCCGCTGGCTTCTGGACCCAGGACGACGGCAACTGGACCGATACCGAAACCATCCTCGAAGACCTGCGCACCCCGACCGAGGGGCGCATCTACCAGGTCGAGCGGGCGCTGCGGCTGGGCGCGAGCATCGAGGACGTTGCCGCGGCCTCCGGCATCGACCCCTGGTTCGTCGCCGAGGTGGCCGGACTGGTCGAGCTGCGCCGAGAGGTCATCGACGCACCCGTACTCGACGAGCCGCTGCTGCGCCGCGCCAAGCACTACGGTCTGTCCGATCGCCAGATCGCGGCGCTGCGACCGGAATTGGCGGGTGAGACCGGCGTACGTGCACTGCGTCATCGGCTCGGTATCCGTCCGGTCTTCAAGACCGTCGACACCTGCGCCGCAGAGTTCGAGGCCAAAACGCCGTATCACTACTCGACCTACGAGCTCGATCCCGCCGCCGAGTCGGAGGTCTCGCCGCAGCGTGAACGCGACAAGGTGATCATCCTGGGTTCGGGCCCGAACCGGATCGGCCAGGGTATCGAGTTCGATTACTCGTGTGTCCATGCGGCGCAGACGCTTTCGCAGGCCGGATACGAGACCGTCATGGTCAACTGTAATCCGGAGACCGTCTCCACCGACTACGACACCGCGGACCGGCTCTACTTCGAGCCGCTGACCTTCGAGGATGTGCTCGAGGTCTACCACGCCGAAACCGAGTCCGGCACCGTCGCCGGTGTAATCGTGCAACTCGGTGGCCAGACCCCGCTGGGGCTGGCGCAGCGCCTCACCGACGCCGGTGTGCCGGTGGTCGGCACCAGCGCCGCCGCCATCGACCTGGCCGAGGATCGCGGCGAGTTCGGTGACGTGCTGGTCGCTGCGGGCCTGCCCGCGCCGAAGTACGGCACCGCGACCACTTTCGCGCAGGCCAAGAAGATCGCCGCCGGCATCGGCTACCCGGTGCTGGTGCGTCCGTCCTACGTGCTCGGCGGACGCGGTATGGAGATCGTCTACGACGAGGCCTCGCTCGAGGGCTACATCTCCCGGGCCACCGAACTCAGCCCGGAACATCCGGTGCTGGTCGACCGCTTCCTGGAAGACGCCATCGAGATCGACGTGGACGCGCTCTGCGACGGTGACGAGGTCTACCTCGGCGGTGTGATGGAGCACATCGAAGAGGCGGGCATCCACTCCGGCGACTCCGCCTGTGCACTGCCGCCGATCACCTTGGGCCGCAGCGATATCGAGGCGGTGCGCCGCTCCACTATCGCGCTGGCCAAGGGCATCGGCGTCAAGGGCCTGCTCAATGTGCAGTACGCGCTCAAGGACGATGTGCTCTACGTACTCGAGGCGAATCCGCGGGCGAGCCGCACGGTTCCGTTCGTCTCCAAGGCCACCGCGGTGCCGCTGGCCAAGGCGGCCGCCCGGATCACCATGGGCGCCACCATCGCCGAACTGCGTAAGGAGGGCATGCTGCCCGCCGAGGGCGACGGCGGCCACGTGCCGCTCGACGCGCCCGTCGCGGTGAAGGAGGCGGTGCTGCCGTTCCACCGGTTCCGCAAGGCCGACGGCAGCGGTGTGGATTCGCTGCTCTCGCCGGAGATGAAGTCCACCGGTGAGGTCATGGGCATCGACGCCGATTTCGGCACCGCCTTCGCCAAGAGCCAGGCCGCGGCCTACGGTTCGCTGCCGACAGAGGGCACCGTCTTCGTCTCGATCGCCAACCGGGACAAGCGCGCCATGGTATTCCCGGTCAAGCGTCTCAATGACCTCGGGTTCCGCATCCTGGCCACCGAGGGCACCGCGGAAATGCTGCGCCGCAACGGAATTCCGTGCGAACAGGTGCGCAAGCATTCCGAGCAGGGGCCGGCCGACCAGCCGACCATCGTGGAGCAGATCCGCGACGGCGAGGTCGACATGGTGTTCAACACCCCCTATGGCAACTCCGGTCCGCGGGTGGACGGCTACGAGATCCGTACGGCGGCGGTCGGTGTGAACATCCCGTGCATCACCACGGTGCAGGGTGCGGCCGCGGCCGTGCAGGGCATCGAGGCGAGCATCAACGGTGGCATCGGGGTGCGCTCGCTTCAGGAACTGCATTCGGTGCTGCGTGGCTGA
- the carA gene encoding glutamine-hydrolyzing carbamoyl-phosphate synthase small subunit: MRGGGRAAGGPQEAAALVLEDGRVFRGTAFGAVGETLGEAVFCTAMTGYQETLTDPSYHRQIVVATAPQIGNTGWNDEDDESGKIWVAGYAVRDASRVASNWRSTGTLQDQLDRQQIVGIAGIDTRALVRHLRTRGSMKAGIFSGSALADADELLARVNGQPSMLGADLAEEVSTDSLYTIEPNGDPRFTVVAVDLGIKTNTPRMFAQRGMRVHVVPSTVSLDQILELKPNGVFLSNGPGDPATQDGAVAITQGVLEKGLPLFGICFGNQILGRAFGRKTYKMKFGHRGINIPVVEHETGRISITAQNHGFALEGEQGEQFDTPFGKAEVSHVCANDGTVEGVRLVDGRAFSVQYHPEAAAGPHDAAYLFDRFAGLMEGA, from the coding sequence ATGAGGGGTGGTGGCCGGGCGGCGGGTGGGCCACAAGAAGCAGCAGCGCTTGTACTGGAGGACGGCCGGGTTTTCCGCGGCACGGCCTTCGGCGCCGTGGGCGAAACACTCGGTGAGGCGGTGTTCTGCACCGCGATGACCGGGTACCAGGAGACCCTCACCGACCCCAGCTACCACCGCCAGATCGTGGTGGCCACGGCCCCGCAGATCGGCAATACCGGCTGGAACGACGAGGACGACGAATCCGGCAAGATCTGGGTCGCCGGATACGCGGTCCGCGACGCCTCGCGCGTCGCATCGAACTGGCGCTCGACCGGCACCCTGCAGGACCAGCTGGACCGCCAGCAGATCGTCGGCATCGCGGGTATCGACACCCGCGCGCTGGTGCGTCACCTGCGCACCCGCGGCTCGATGAAAGCGGGCATCTTCTCCGGCTCGGCGCTCGCCGACGCAGACGAACTGCTGGCCCGGGTCAACGGACAGCCTTCGATGCTCGGCGCGGATCTGGCCGAGGAGGTCAGCACAGATTCGCTGTACACGATCGAACCGAACGGTGACCCGCGCTTCACCGTCGTCGCGGTCGACCTCGGCATCAAGACCAATACCCCGCGCATGTTCGCCCAGCGCGGCATGCGGGTACATGTGGTTCCGTCGACGGTCTCGCTGGACCAGATCTTGGAGTTGAAGCCCAACGGCGTTTTCCTGTCCAACGGTCCGGGCGATCCGGCCACCCAGGACGGTGCGGTCGCGATCACCCAGGGTGTGCTGGAGAAGGGGCTGCCGCTGTTCGGCATCTGCTTCGGCAATCAGATCCTCGGCCGCGCCTTCGGCCGCAAGACCTACAAGATGAAGTTCGGCCACCGCGGCATCAATATCCCGGTCGTCGAACACGAGACCGGCAGGATCTCGATCACCGCGCAGAACCATGGCTTCGCGCTGGAAGGTGAACAGGGCGAACAGTTCGACACCCCGTTCGGCAAGGCCGAGGTCAGCCATGTGTGCGCCAATGACGGCACCGTCGAGGGCGTGCGCCTGGTCGACGGCCGCGCATTCTCGGTGCAGTATCACCCGGAGGCCGCCGCCGGACCCCATGACGCCGCCTATCTCTTCGACCGTTTCGCCGGTCTCATGGAAGGAGCCTGA
- a CDS encoding dihydroorotase, with the protein MSLLLKGVRPYGEGEPVDVLVRDGLIAAIGTDLGIIDAEVIDAQGQILLPGFVDLHTHLREPGREDTETIETGSAAAALGGYTAVFAMANTNPVADSVVVTDHVWRRGQEVGLVDVYPVGAVTVGLEGKQLAEMGTMAAGVGAVRMFSDDGHCVYDPLLMRRALEYSNSLGVLIAQHAEEPRLTKDAVAHEGPTAARLGLAGWPRAAEESIVARDALLARDADARVHICHASTAGTVELVKWAKAQGISITAEVTPHHLLLDDSRLETYDAVNKVNPPLREVSDTIALRQALAEGILDCVATDHAPHAEQDKCCEFAAARPGMLGLETALSIIVQTMVEPGLLDWRGVARVMSERPAEIVGLDGHGRPIEVGEPANLTLVAPEATWTVRAAELASISNNTPFEDMTFPARVTTTLLRGRVTAREGKAVEVRK; encoded by the coding sequence ATGAGTCTGCTGCTCAAGGGTGTTCGGCCGTACGGCGAGGGCGAGCCGGTCGACGTACTCGTGCGTGACGGCCTGATCGCCGCCATCGGAACCGATCTCGGCATTATCGACGCCGAGGTTATCGACGCGCAGGGCCAGATCCTGCTGCCCGGCTTCGTGGATCTGCACACCCATCTGCGCGAACCCGGCCGCGAGGACACCGAAACCATCGAAACCGGTTCCGCCGCAGCGGCACTCGGCGGTTACACCGCGGTCTTCGCCATGGCCAATACCAACCCGGTCGCCGATTCGGTGGTCGTCACCGATCACGTGTGGCGGCGCGGTCAGGAGGTCGGCCTGGTCGACGTGTACCCGGTGGGTGCGGTCACGGTCGGCCTGGAAGGCAAGCAACTCGCCGAAATGGGCACCATGGCCGCCGGTGTCGGCGCGGTGCGCATGTTCTCCGACGACGGCCACTGCGTCTACGACCCGCTGCTCATGCGCCGCGCACTGGAGTACTCGAACTCCCTCGGCGTCTTGATCGCACAGCATGCCGAAGAGCCGCGCCTGACCAAAGACGCTGTCGCGCACGAAGGTCCGACCGCGGCCCGCCTGGGGCTGGCCGGTTGGCCGCGCGCCGCGGAAGAGTCGATCGTGGCCCGCGACGCACTGCTGGCCCGCGACGCAGATGCCCGCGTGCACATCTGCCACGCCTCCACCGCCGGTACCGTCGAGCTGGTGAAATGGGCCAAGGCCCAAGGTATTTCGATCACCGCCGAGGTCACCCCGCACCATCTGCTGCTCGACGACTCGCGCCTGGAGACCTACGACGCGGTCAATAAGGTGAACCCGCCGCTGCGCGAGGTCTCCGACACCATCGCGCTGCGGCAGGCACTCGCCGAGGGGATCCTCGACTGTGTCGCCACCGACCACGCCCCGCACGCCGAACAGGACAAGTGCTGCGAATTCGCCGCCGCCCGCCCCGGCATGCTCGGCTTGGAGACCGCGCTGTCGATCATCGTGCAGACCATGGTCGAACCCGGTCTGCTGGATTGGCGCGGTGTCGCCCGCGTGATGAGCGAGCGTCCGGCCGAAATCGTCGGACTCGACGGCCATGGTCGCCCGATCGAGGTCGGCGAACCGGCCAACCTCACGCTGGTCGCCCCGGAGGCGACCTGGACGGTGCGGGCCGCCGAACTCGCCAGCATTTCGAACAACACGCCGTTCGAGGACATGACGTTTCCGGCTCGGGTGACAACGACGTTGCTCCGAGGCCGGGTAACCGCCCGTGAGGGCAAGGCGGTGGAGGTTCGTAAATGA
- a CDS encoding aspartate carbamoyltransferase catalytic subunit yields MRHLLTVTDLDRATATELLDEAERFEQALLGREVKKLPTLRGRTVMTVFYENSTRTRVSFEVAGKWMSADVINVSASSSSVAKGESLRDTALTLHAAGADALIVRHPASGAAHQIARWMDGWAVAEGRPGPAIINAGDGTHQHPTQALLDALTLRQRLGDIEGKRIVIVGDILHSRVARSNVFLLNTLGAEVVLVAPRTLLPVGADLWPARISPSLDAELPGADAVLMLRVQQERMNGGFFPSAREYSVSYGLSERRLALLDENAVVLHPGPMLRGMEIASPVADSPQAAILQQVTNGVHMRMAVLFRLLVGTQEAVA; encoded by the coding sequence GTGAGGCATCTGCTGACGGTGACCGACCTCGATCGTGCCACCGCCACCGAATTGCTCGACGAGGCCGAACGCTTCGAACAGGCGCTGTTGGGCCGGGAGGTCAAGAAGCTGCCGACGCTGCGCGGCCGCACCGTGATGACCGTCTTCTACGAGAACTCGACTCGTACCCGGGTCTCGTTCGAGGTCGCGGGCAAGTGGATGAGCGCCGATGTGATCAATGTCAGCGCGAGTAGTTCCTCGGTCGCCAAGGGCGAATCACTGCGTGACACCGCGCTGACTTTGCATGCGGCGGGCGCCGATGCGCTCATCGTCCGGCACCCGGCCTCCGGTGCGGCGCATCAGATCGCGCGCTGGATGGATGGCTGGGCGGTCGCCGAGGGTCGGCCGGGCCCGGCCATCATCAACGCCGGTGACGGCACCCACCAGCACCCCACGCAGGCGCTGCTGGACGCGCTGACCCTGCGTCAGCGCCTCGGCGATATCGAGGGCAAGCGGATCGTCATCGTCGGCGATATCCTGCACAGCCGAGTCGCGCGCTCGAATGTCTTCCTGCTCAATACCCTTGGCGCCGAGGTGGTGCTGGTCGCGCCGCGCACGCTGCTGCCGGTCGGCGCGGACCTCTGGCCCGCCCGGATCTCGCCTTCGCTCGACGCCGAATTGCCCGGCGCCGACGCGGTGCTCATGCTGCGGGTACAGCAGGAGCGGATGAACGGCGGCTTCTTCCCGTCGGCCCGCGAATATTCGGTCAGCTACGGACTTTCCGAGCGCAGGCTCGCACTGCTGGACGAGAACGCGGTCGTCCTGCATCCGGGTCCGATGCTGCGCGGCATGGAAATCGCCTCGCCGGTGGCGGATTCCCCGCAGGCGGCGATCCTGCAACAGGTGACGAACGGAGTGCATATGCGGATGGCCGTGCTGTTCCGGCTGCTGGTCGGTACCCAGGAGGCAGTGGCATGA
- the pyrR gene encoding bifunctional pyr operon transcriptional regulator/uracil phosphoribosyltransferase PyrR: MAVPEERAAKSGAAETSQRHTPEWVSAGRELLSPSDVGRTIARIAHQIIEKTAVDAGEPDAPRVVLIGIPTRGTTLAARLTDKIEEFSGVRPALGSLDITLYRDDLRSRPHRPLERTSVPEGGIEDALVVLVDDVLFSGRTVRSALDGLRDLGRPRAVQLAVLIDRGHRELPIRADFVGKNVPTSRSEDISVLLTEHDGRDGVYLHQEEAQ; this comes from the coding sequence ATGGCCGTGCCCGAGGAACGGGCCGCCAAGTCCGGCGCTGCCGAAACGTCGCAGCGACACACCCCGGAGTGGGTGAGCGCGGGACGCGAATTGCTGTCTCCCTCCGACGTCGGCCGGACCATCGCGCGCATCGCGCATCAGATCATCGAAAAGACCGCCGTCGATGCGGGCGAGCCGGACGCACCGCGCGTGGTGCTGATCGGCATTCCCACCCGTGGCACCACCCTGGCCGCGCGACTCACCGACAAGATCGAGGAGTTCTCCGGCGTCCGCCCGGCACTCGGCTCGCTCGACATCACCCTCTATCGCGACGATCTCCGCAGCCGACCGCACCGTCCGCTCGAGCGGACCTCGGTGCCCGAGGGCGGCATCGAGGACGCACTCGTGGTCCTGGTCGACGACGTGCTCTTCTCCGGCCGCACCGTGCGCTCCGCCCTCGACGGTCTGCGCGATCTCGGCCGCCCCCGCGCCGTCCAACTCGCGGTGCTCATCGACCGCGGCCATCGCGAACTCCCCATCCGCGCGGATTTCGTCGGCAAGAACGTGCCGACCTCCCGCAGCGAGGACATTTCTGTATTGCTCACCGAACACGACGGCCGCGACGGCGTCTATTTGCATCAGGAGGAAGCGCAGTGA
- a CDS encoding SAM-dependent methyltransferase encodes MTETDPKAPTAGVALTAIGVAVIRARESVGTDRLYDDPLAQLFVDAARRDYCEIDGGAERWARLEEVADMFFEGRTVGVRLVDDRVAEAVEKGIRQIVLIGAGLDTRAFRMALPADVRVFEIDLPELFAFKEPVLAAAHAEPRCGRAVLAIDLREDWAKLLGEHGFRPDLPTHWVDEGVLGYLTHEHALHVVTTLTELSAPGSRFGVSRFAVDENARPYAELECLVRGDDGADRPRTGLGADARTWLDEHGWRTEFRSWDDMVAALGRPVALNDPDIGVVIAVREA; translated from the coding sequence ATGACCGAAACAGATCCGAAGGCGCCGACGGCCGGTGTCGCATTGACCGCGATCGGTGTCGCGGTCATCCGGGCGAGGGAATCGGTGGGCACGGACCGCCTGTACGACGATCCGCTCGCGCAACTGTTCGTCGACGCCGCACGCCGCGACTACTGCGAGATCGACGGCGGAGCCGAGCGCTGGGCGCGGCTGGAAGAGGTCGCGGACATGTTCTTCGAAGGCCGCACGGTCGGCGTCCGGCTCGTCGATGACCGCGTCGCCGAGGCGGTCGAAAAGGGGATACGCCAGATCGTGCTGATCGGTGCCGGCTTGGACACCAGGGCATTCCGCATGGCTCTGCCCGCCGACGTTCGAGTATTCGAGATCGATCTGCCGGAGCTCTTCGCATTCAAGGAACCGGTCCTCGCCGCGGCGCATGCAGAACCTCGCTGCGGCCGCGCGGTGCTCGCCATCGATCTGCGCGAAGACTGGGCAAAGCTGCTCGGGGAGCACGGATTTCGGCCGGACCTGCCCACGCACTGGGTAGACGAGGGTGTCCTGGGCTACCTGACCCACGAACACGCTTTGCACGTGGTCACCACACTGACCGAATTATCCGCTCCGGGAAGCCGTTTCGGCGTCAGCCGCTTCGCCGTCGACGAAAATGCCCGGCCGTACGCCGAACTCGAATGCCTGGTCCGTGGTGACGACGGCGCGGATCGCCCGCGCACCGGCCTCGGCGCCGACGCCAGAACCTGGCTGGACGAACACGGCTGGCGTACCGAATTCCGTAGCTGGGACGATATGGTCGCCGCACTGGGCCGGCCCGTCGCTTTGAACGATCCGGACATCGGAGTCGTCATCGCGGTCCGCGAAGCCTAA
- a CDS encoding helix-turn-helix domain-containing protein encodes MDGRRSDTRERIRTVAMELFSERGYEKTSLREIADRLGVTKAALYYHFRTKEDIVASLSDDLRRGIDDIVTWAEGAPPGAERANEILSRYGALLHGIGRSMVRFWHENQPAFRQLDFGSSMRYQFRVLADLMAGPDQPPLAVFRAREALLAISWSTAMMGDLPLTDDECYAAAVDIARDILTKN; translated from the coding sequence ATGGACGGACGTCGCAGCGATACGCGCGAGCGGATTCGTACTGTCGCAATGGAATTGTTCTCCGAGCGCGGCTACGAGAAGACCTCTCTGCGCGAGATCGCCGACCGCCTCGGCGTCACCAAAGCCGCGCTGTACTACCACTTCCGAACCAAGGAAGACATCGTCGCGAGCCTCTCCGACGACCTGCGCCGCGGCATCGACGACATCGTGACCTGGGCGGAGGGCGCCCCACCCGGCGCGGAACGAGCCAACGAAATCCTCAGCCGCTACGGCGCGCTGCTGCACGGCATCGGCCGGAGCATGGTCCGCTTCTGGCACGAGAACCAGCCGGCCTTCCGTCAGCTCGACTTCGGCTCGAGCATGCGCTACCAGTTCCGCGTGCTCGCTGACCTGATGGCCGGTCCGGACCAGCCGCCGCTCGCCGTCTTCCGCGCGCGCGAAGCCCTGCTCGCCATCAGCTGGAGCACCGCCATGATGGGCGATCTTCCGCTCACCGACGACGAGTGCTACGCCGCGGCCGTCGATATCGCGCGCGACATTCTCACCAAGAATTGA
- a CDS encoding alpha-ketoglutarate-dependent dioxygenase AlkB, whose protein sequence is MPTPLQGSLLDGFGDIEVSGLDGVRRTALSHGAWVDVLPGWLSGADVLFERLVDRVPWQAERRPMYDRVVDVPRLLCFYEESAELPDPALDEARDALTAHYREELGEPFRTAGLCYYRDGRDSVAWHGDTFGRGATDDTMVAIVSIGAPRALLLRPRGGGASLRFQVGHGDLLVMGGSCQRTWEHAVPKTRRPTGPRISIQFRPRGVR, encoded by the coding sequence ATGCCGACACCGCTGCAGGGATCATTGCTCGACGGGTTCGGAGACATCGAGGTGAGCGGGCTCGATGGTGTGCGCCGGACGGCGTTGAGTCATGGAGCCTGGGTGGATGTGCTGCCCGGATGGTTGTCGGGGGCGGATGTGCTGTTCGAACGGTTGGTCGACCGAGTGCCGTGGCAGGCGGAGCGGCGGCCGATGTACGACCGGGTGGTGGATGTGCCGCGGCTGCTGTGTTTCTACGAGGAGAGCGCGGAGTTACCGGATCCAGCGTTGGACGAGGCACGGGACGCACTGACCGCGCACTACCGCGAGGAACTCGGTGAACCGTTCCGCACGGCCGGGTTGTGCTACTACCGCGACGGACGCGACAGCGTGGCCTGGCACGGCGATACCTTCGGGCGCGGCGCGACCGACGACACCATGGTCGCCATCGTTTCGATCGGTGCGCCACGAGCCCTACTGCTGCGACCGCGAGGTGGCGGCGCGAGTCTTCGTTTTCAGGTGGGACATGGCGATCTGCTGGTCATGGGGGGCTCATGCCAGCGCACCTGGGAACACGCCGTACCGAAGACGCGCAGACCGACCGGGCCGCGAATCAGCATTCAATTCCGACCGCGAGGCGTGCGCTGA
- a CDS encoding SgcJ/EcaC family oxidoreductase, with translation MSATTIQPVVADTTVDHTDDIAAIEQIIANVETAYNTNDAELMTADFTANAAVVNAVGALMVGNGALLEANRQGLTGFLKDQYVRYEIADIVFLRPDIAIAHKLARATTAEGELIDIDHAMIALYVLVKENGRWWTAARQNTLVPQTK, from the coding sequence ATGAGCGCAACGACAATTCAGCCCGTGGTAGCGGACACCACGGTCGATCACACCGACGACATTGCGGCGATCGAACAGATCATCGCCAATGTCGAAACCGCGTACAACACCAACGATGCCGAACTCATGACCGCCGATTTCACCGCCAATGCGGCGGTGGTCAATGCGGTCGGTGCGCTCATGGTCGGGAACGGCGCACTGCTGGAGGCGAATCGGCAGGGGCTGACGGGATTTCTGAAGGATCAGTATGTCCGCTACGAGATCGCCGACATCGTATTCCTGCGGCCCGATATCGCGATCGCGCACAAGCTCGCCCGGGCGACCACGGCCGAGGGCGAGCTGATCGATATCGATCACGCGATGATCGCGCTGTACGTCCTGGTCAAAGAGAACGGTCGGTGGTGGACCGCGGCGCGGCAGAACACACTGGTCCCGCAGACGAAGTAA
- a CDS encoding HD domain-containing protein codes for MSNPGAGVLAVMPLHTISEVYGESGLRERLLLEIAELSDTERLTEALDLATELHREDRYGREPYLSHLLRVAIRIVSHYEVRDPDVVAAGLLHDSVEDHPVELAGARPGSPTDAALAELSARFGTRVAELVAAVTNPEPDPDSDRQAQYREHVAANLDRAPWARIVKLSDFTDNGVGILYADGPAMRKLATKYRPLTDIYRDLVTRPDTPLAEHVKRRILHQLDSADERFDAILARD; via the coding sequence ATGAGCAATCCTGGGGCGGGGGTTTTGGCCGTGATGCCGCTGCATACGATCAGCGAGGTCTACGGCGAAAGCGGACTGCGCGAACGACTACTGCTGGAAATCGCCGAACTATCCGATACCGAACGGCTCACCGAGGCCTTGGACCTGGCCACCGAACTGCACCGCGAGGATCGTTACGGCCGCGAACCGTATCTGAGTCACCTACTGCGCGTTGCGATTCGGATCGTCAGCCACTACGAGGTGCGGGATCCGGATGTCGTCGCGGCCGGGCTGCTGCACGATTCGGTCGAGGATCACCCGGTCGAACTGGCCGGCGCGCGTCCCGGTTCGCCTACCGATGCCGCCCTCGCCGAACTCTCGGCCCGGTTCGGCACCCGGGTCGCCGAACTCGTCGCCGCCGTCACCAATCCGGAACCGGATCCGGATAGCGATCGGCAAGCGCAATACCGCGAACACGTGGCGGCCAATCTCGATCGGGCGCCGTGGGCCCGAATCGTCAAACTCTCCGACTTCACCGACAACGGCGTCGGCATCCTCTACGCCGACGGACCGGCGATGCGCAAACTCGCCACCAAGTACCGCCCGCTCACCGATATCTACCGCGACCTCGTCACCCGCCCGGATACCCCGCTCGCCGAGCACGTCAAACGGCGTATCCTGCACCAGCTCGACAGCGCCGACGAACGTTTCGACGCCATTCTCGCCAGGGACTAG